Proteins co-encoded in one Oreochromis aureus strain Israel breed Guangdong linkage group 3, ZZ_aureus, whole genome shotgun sequence genomic window:
- the LOC120439387 gene encoding tripartite motif-containing protein 16-like: MAQKGVQLDRETFSCSICLDILKDPVTTACGHSYCRNCIKSFWDEEDRKGIHSCPQCRKTFTPRPVLEKNIMLAALVEQLKKTGLQAAPADHCYAGPEDVACDFCAGRKLKAIKSCLVCLASYCEKHLQPHYDAAPLKKHKLVAPSKKLQENICSRHDEVMKIFCRTDQQSICYLCTVDEHKGHETVPAAAERTEKQKELEVRRLNIQQRIQEREKDVKLLQQEVEAINGSADKAVEDSEKMFTELIRLIQKRSSDVKQQVRSQQETEVSRVKELQEKLEQEIAGLKRKDGELEQLSHTEDHNQFLHNYPSLSALSESTHSSSINIRPLSYFEDVTAAVSETRDKLQDILREEWTNISLTVTEEDVLLSPPEPKTRAGFLKYACEITLDPNTANTHLLLSDGNRKVTFMKQQQSYSDHPDRFTGWCFQVLSRESLTGRCYWEVEWRGGGVCVAVAYKNISRKTGLNECFFGYNDKSWALRCDTSSYKFWHNKVQTVLSGPRSSRVGVYLDHRAGILSFYSVSETMTLLHRVQTTFTQPLYAGIFLWFDGDTAELIKVK; encoded by the coding sequence ATGGCACAGAAAGGAGTTCAGCTGGACCGAGAAACCTTctcttgttccatctgtttggatatactgaaggatccggtgactacagcctgtggacacagctactgcaggaactgtattaaaagtttctgggatgaagaggacaggaagggaatccacagctgccctcagtgcaggaagactttcacaccgaggcctgtcctggagaaaaacatcatgttagcagctttagtggagcagctgaagaagactggactccaagctgctccagctgatcactgctatgctggacctgaagatgtggcctgtgattTCTGCGctgggaggaagctgaaagcCATCAAGTCCTGTTTAGTCTGTCTGGcctcttactgtgagaaacacctccaacctcactatgatgcagctccattaaagaaacacaaactggtggccccctccaagaagctccaggagaacatctgctctcgtcatgatgaggtgatgaagattttctgtcgtactgatcagcagagtatctgttatctctgcacagtggatgaacataaaggccatgaaacagtcccagctgcagcagaaaggactgagaagcagaaggagctcgaggtgagacgactaaacatccagcagagaatccaggagcgagagaaagatgtgaagctgcttcaacaggaggtggaggccatcaatggctctgctgataaagcagtggaggacagtgagaagatgttcactgagctgatccgtctcatccagaaaagaagctctgatgtgaagcagcaggtcagatcccagcaggaaactgaagtgagtcgagtcaaagagcttcaggagaagctggagcaggagatcgctgggctgaagaggaaagacggcgagctggagcagctctcacacacagaggatcacaaccagtttctacacaactacccctcactgtcagcactcagtgagtctacacactcatccagcatcaatattcgtcctctgagctactttgaggatgtgacagcagctgtgtcagagaccagagataaactacaggacattctgagagaggaatggacaaacatctcactgacagtcactgaagaggatgttttactgtcaccaccagagccaaagaccagagctggattcttaaaatatgcatgtgaaatcacactggatccaaacacagcaaacacacatctgttattatctgatgggaacagaaaagtaacatttatgaaacaacaacagtcttattctgatcatccagacagattcactGGATGGTGTTTTCAggtcctgagtagagagagtctgactggacgttgttactgggaggtggagtggagaggggGAGGAGTTTGTGTAGCAGTCGCATACAAGAATATCAGCAGAAAAACTGGCctaaatgaatgtttttttggATACAATGACAAATCTTGGGCATTACGTTGTGACACAAGCAGTTACAAATTTTGGCACAACAAAGTCCAAACTGTCCTCTCAGGTCCTCGgtcctccagagtaggagtgtacctggatcacagagcaggtattctgtctttctacagcgtctctgaaaccatgactctcctccacagagtccagaccacattcactcagccgctctatgcCGGAATTTTTCTTTGGTTTGATGGAGACACTGCAGAGTTGATTAAAGTCAAATAG